From Oncorhynchus tshawytscha isolate Ot180627B linkage group LG11, Otsh_v2.0, whole genome shotgun sequence, the proteins below share one genomic window:
- the LOC112261822 gene encoding gremlin-1: MARSARILCGMVFVLGLLSSPVDSKRIRGSQGAIPHPDKNNPNESEQQPQTPQAGSGSRGRGKSSAAPAEEVLESSQEALHVTERRYLKRDWCKTQPLKQTIHEEGCISRTIINRFCYGQCNSFYIPRHVRREEGAFQSCSFCKPKRFTTMTYTLNCPDQQPPTKKKRIQRVKQCRCISIELD; encoded by the coding sequence ATGGCCAGATCGGCGCGTATCCTCTGTGGCATGGTTTTCGTCCTTGGGCTGCTGTCATCTCCAGTGGATTCCAAAAGGATCAGGGGCTCCCAAGGCGCCATCCCTCATCCTGACAAAAACAACCCAAACGAATCGGAGCAGCAACCACAGACACCGCAGGCGGGCTCTGGTTCCCGAGGGCGGGGAAAGAGCTCTGCTGCACCGGCTGAGGAGGTGTTGGAGTCCAGCCAAGAAGCGTTGCATGTCACGGAGCGCCGCTATCTGAAACGCGACTGGTGCAAGACCCAGCCACTCAAACAGACCATCCACGAGGAGGGCTGCATCAGCCGCACCATCATTAACAGGTTCTGCTACGGACAGTGTAATTCTTTTTACATCCCCAGACATGTCCGCAGGGAAGAAGGAGCCTTCCAGTCTTGTTCATTCTGCAAGCCGAAACGATTTACAACCATGACCTACACTTTGAACTGCCCGGACCAGCAGCCGCCCACCAAGAAGAAGCGCATCCAGCGCGTAAAGCAGTGCCGCTGCATATCCATAGAATTGGACTAG